One Gammaproteobacteria bacterium genomic region harbors:
- the glyQ gene encoding glycine--tRNA ligase subunit alpha, with translation MSELPATDLSSFQGLIQTLQNYWSEQGCVIMQPLDMEVGAGTFHPATFIRAIGPEPWRAAYVQPSRRPSDGRYGENPNRLQYYFQFQVLLKPSPDNFQDLYLGSLVALGFDTLVHDIRFVEDDWESPTLGAWGLGWEVWLNGMEVSQFTYFQQVGGLECHPVSGEITYGIERLAMYLQGVDSIFDLVWGRGPQGVVTYGDIYRQNEVEQSHYNFELADTDALFHWFDVCESQCQLLVEKKLPLPAYEQVMKASHTFNLLDARHAISVTERQRFILRVRGLSRSVAECYYDSREALGFPLIQKDPVDE, from the coding sequence ATGAGCGAGTTGCCAGCAACCGATTTGAGTAGCTTCCAGGGCTTGATCCAGACCTTGCAGAATTATTGGTCCGAGCAAGGCTGCGTCATCATGCAGCCGCTCGATATGGAGGTCGGTGCCGGTACCTTTCACCCTGCAACCTTTATTCGCGCGATCGGTCCGGAACCCTGGCGTGCTGCTTACGTGCAACCAAGTCGACGACCCAGCGACGGACGCTACGGCGAAAATCCCAACCGGTTACAGTATTATTTTCAGTTCCAGGTATTGTTAAAACCATCACCCGACAATTTCCAGGATCTTTATCTTGGCTCCCTGGTTGCGCTCGGGTTCGATACGCTGGTGCATGATATTCGCTTCGTCGAGGACGACTGGGAGTCGCCAACACTCGGTGCCTGGGGCCTTGGCTGGGAGGTCTGGCTGAACGGCATGGAAGTCAGTCAGTTTACCTATTTCCAGCAGGTCGGTGGTCTCGAATGTCACCCGGTTTCCGGTGAAATCACCTACGGTATCGAGCGCCTGGCAATGTACCTGCAGGGTGTCGACAGTATTTTTGACCTGGTCTGGGGTCGTGGACCTCAGGGCGTCGTGACCTATGGTGATATCTATCGTCAAAACGAAGTTGAGCAATCGCACTATAATTTCGAACTGGCCGATACGGATGCACTGTTTCACTGGTTCGATGTATGTGAATCACAATGCCAACTACTGGTCGAGAAAAAACTTCCACTGCCCGCCTACGAGCAGGTCATGAAAGCATCGCATACATTTAATCTGCTGGATGCCCGGCACGCGATCTCGGTAACCGAGCGGCAACGTTTTATTCTGAGGGTGCGCGGTCTGTCCCGCAGCGTGGCTGAATGCTATTACGACTCGCGTGAAGCGCTTGGATTCCCACTGATTCAAAAGGACCCGGTCGATGAATAG